TGGTGGTCGGTGCGCAGACACGGCATCAGGCCGACTGGATCGGGCGCATCTCCACCGTGGGCTTCATCGCGCTGCTGCTGCTGGCGTATCGCAGTTTCAGCTCGCTGCTGCTGTCGGCGTTGCCGATCGCCAGCGCCGCGCTGGCCGGCATCGCCGCGTTGACGCTCGCCTTCCCTGAAGTGCACGGGATCACCCTGGCGTTCGGTTTCACCCTGCTCGGCGTGGCGCAGGAGTACCCGATCCGTGTGCTCAGCCACCGCCGCGCCGGCGAGGACGCGGTGCACAGCGTGCGTACGTTGTGGCCGCTGCTGCTGACCGCGATCGCCTCGGCCTGCATCGCCTACCTGGCGTTCTACGCCTCCGGCGTGAACGGGCTGAAGCAGCTGGCCGTGTTCACCATCGTCGGCCTGCTGGTGGCCGGCTTCAGCACGCGCTACCTGCTGCCGTACCTGTTGCCGCGGCGCGTGCGCGACGTCGCCGACATGCGCTGGCTGGCGCGCGCGCGCGCGTTCGTGGATCGCCTGCCGCGACCGCGCTGGATTCCCGTCGCGGTCGCCGTGGCGATCGTGCTGATGCTGGCGCTCGCACCCGCGCCGTTCTGGCAAAACAACCTCGCCGCGCTGACCCCGCTGCCGCAGGACCTGCTGCAGCACGACGCGCGCCTGCGCGAGGCGCTCGGTGCGCCCGACGTGCGCTACCTGCTGGTGCTGCAGGCGCCGACCGAGCAGGGCGTGCTGGCGCTGTCGGAGCAACTGCAGCCGCGCGTCGATGCGCTGCTGGCGCAACACGCGGCCGATGCGCTGGAACTGCCGTCGCGCTATCTGCCGACGACAGCGTTGCAGCGCGAACGACAGCAGAAGCTGCCCGACCGCGCCACGCTGCAGCTCGCGCTGGGCGAAGCGTTGCAGGGCCTACCGTTCCGCGCCGACCTGTTCCAGCCATTCGTCGACGATGTGGAAGCTGCGCGCCAGCTGCCGCCGCTGACACCAGAGCGTTACGCGCAGACGCCGCTGGGCCAGCGCCTCGCCGCGATGCTGGTGGAGCGCGACGGCCACTGGCTGGGCCTGGGCACGGTCAGCGGCGTGCATGACGCGGCCGCGCTGCAGGCGTTGGGCGAAAACACGAACGGCGCGGTGCGCCTGCTCGACCTGAAGGCCGCTTCGGAGTCGCTGGTGGTCGACTACCGCACGCGCATCCTGCAGGCCCTGCTGGTCGCGGCGATCTTGCTGGTGCTGACCATCACGTTCGCCCTGCGCAGCCTGCGCCGCGCCTGGCACGTGCTGGCACCGATGACCCTGGCCACCTTCCTGGTGCTGGCGGTGGAGCGCGTGGCCGGCATCGAGATCTCGCTGTTCCACCTGGTCGCGCTGATCCTCGCCGGCGGCCTCGGTCTGCACTACGCGCTGTTCTTCGAACGCGATACCGGCGACCCCGCCGAGCAGCGGCGTACGCTGCACGCCACCCTCGTCTGCGTGCTGTCCGCACTGCTGGTGTTCGGCATGCTGGCATGGGCCACGATCCCGGTGCTGCGCGCGATCGGGCTCACCGTGAGCCTCGGCGTGGCGTTCCACTTCTGCCTGTCTATCCTGATGGCGCCGCATGCTCGACAAGACTGACTGGGCGCACCTGATCCCGCACGCGGGCACGATGTGCCTGCTCGATGCGGTACTGGCGTGGGACGAGCGCAGCATCCACGCGATCAGCGAAGGCCACGCGCGCGCCGACAACCCGCTGCGCGGCGAGCACGGCCTGCACGCGGTGCACCTGGCCGAATATGGCGCGCAGGCGATGGCGGTGCACGGCGCGCTGCTGGCGCGTGCGCGCGGCAGCGAGACGGTGCGCCCCGGCATGCTGGTCAGCCTGCGCGACGTGCAATTGTTCGACGAATACGTCGACCGGCTCGACGGCCATCTGGACGTCCGTGCCGAGTGTCTTTACGCCGACGACGGCGGCGCGCAGTATGCGTTCCGCGTCGAGCATCGCGGCCGGCTGCTCGCCAGCGGGCGTGCCGCGGTGATCCATCCTTCCCGCTGATCCGCCTATGAGGCCTGCCATGTCCGAAGCCCATCCCGCACGCCGCGCCCTGGTCACCGGCGGCAGCGGCGAGCTCGGCGGCGCGATCTGCCACGCGCTTGCCGCGGCCGGCTGGCACGTCATCGTGCACGGCCACCACAGCCTGACCCGGGCCGAGGAAACCACCGCGGCGATCGTCGCCGGCGGCGGCAGCGCGCAGGCGCTGGCGTTCGACGTCACGGATGCGGAAGTGACCCGCGCGGCGCTGGACGTGCTGCTGTCCGAGGGGCCGATCCAGGCGCTGGTCAACAACGCCGGCATCCACGACGACGCGCCGATGGCGGGCATGAGCGACGAGCAGTGGCACCGGGTGATCGACGTCTCGCTGCACGGCTTCTTCCACGTCACCCGGCCGCTGCTGCTGCCGATGGCGCGCGCGCGCTTCGGCCGCATCGTTTCGATCGGCTCGGCGGCGGCGCAGTTGGGCAATCGCGGCCAGACCAACTACGCCGCGGCGAAGGCCGCGCTGGTGGGCGCCAGCAAGTCGCTGGCGCGCGAAATGGCTTCGCGCGGGATCACCGTCAACGTGGTCGCGCCCGGCGTGATCGAGGGGCGCATGGCCGATGCCGCCTTTCCGCCCGAACGCATCCGCGAACTGGTCCCCGCGCAGCGCGCCGGCAAGCCGGAGGAAGTCGCCGCGCTGGTTGCCTTCCTGTGCTCGGACGCGGCCGGCTACATCAACGGCCAGTCGATCGGCGTCAACGGCGCGATGGGCTGAGTCGAACCGTCACGCCGCGTTGAACAGCGCCGGCCGCGGCTGGCCGGACAACGGCGCGTGCAGGCGCGCGTCGACGGCGGCCGCCTGCAGGGTGAGCGCATCGGCCAGGCCGTCGAGCACGCGCACGTGCCCGCGCAGCCGCGCACGGATGCCGGCGTCGTCCAGCGTGTCGTGCAGGCCGCGGTTGAGTGCGGCGAACCAGACCAGGCTGCACTGGTCCAGCATCTCGCGCCGGCTGTGGCCGGCGCTGGCCGCATGCCAGTGGCGGAACAACTGCTGCATGCGCGCATTGAGCGCCTGCGCGTGGTCCAGTTCGGGGCGCAGCTCGCCGAGCAGGTCGAGGTCGGTCAGCCGGCGCTGGAACATCAGCTGGCACAACACGCCCCAGTAGTATGCATAGTCCCAGGTCACCTTGGCTGGCAGCACCTGGGCGTTGCCGAACATCGGGTACTGCCCGCGGAACAGGCTCAGCGTGTTCGCGTAGAACGAGCGGAACAGCTGCTCGTAGATGCGCGCGTACGGCGCCAGCTTGCGGCCGGCGCGGTCGTGACCGAGCAGCGCCACGATGTAGGTGTTGGCGATCGCGATGAAGTCGCTGCCGGGCGAGTAGAACGGATCGAGGAAGCTGCCGGCCTCGCCGGTCAGCGCCCAGCGGTCGGCGGAAAACAGCTGGCGGCTGTCGTGCGAGTAATTGCGCAGAAAGCGGAAGTCGAGCAGGCTGTCGCGCTCGGCGGCGATCGCGCGGGCCATGGCCGGCTGGCGGGTATGCAGCCATTTGAGCGCGAGCTCGAAATTGCGCATGCCGTCGAGCGGATGCATCGCCGCGTCGGTGACGATGCCGACCGAGTGCGCGCCCGAACCCAGCGGAATCAGCCACGCCCAGTAGCCCGGCCCCGTCAGGTGGTTGGTCGAGCGCCAGCGTTCCGGCGGCGAAACGCGTCCGTGCCAGTCGGCGTCGTCGCTCCAGCGGTCGATGTCGAGCTTCGCATCCATGCGGAACCACACCGCGTTGGCGTGATGGCCGTTGTCCACGGTCAGCTCGAAGCGCCGGCGCAGCAGCGCGGCGCGGCCCGACGCATCCAGCAGCCAGCGCGCCGTGACATGGTGCTCGCCATCGGCATCGACGTAATGCACCTCGTGCGCGGCGCCATGCTCGCCCACGTTGAAGCGCTTGACCGTGGCACCGTCGCGGAACGCGATGCCGCGTCGCCGCGCTTCCTCGCCGAGAAAGGTCTCGAAGATGCCACGGTCGATCTGGTAGCTCGGTGCCGGCAGGATCCGGCTCACGCCCAGTTCGGTGGTGTTCTCGACGTCGTCGCGCCCGTCGGAGAAGAAGTAGCGCAGGCCGAACTTGCGGATGTGCGCCGAATCCATGTGTTCGCGCAGGCCCAGCGTGTGGTCGAAATAATCCGCGCCGATCTCCACCGTCGACTCGCCGACCTTGTGCGCCGCATCCGGCAGCGGATGCCGGTTGCGCTCCAGCACCAGGATGTCCATCTCCGGAAACTCGCCGCGCAGCTGCAACGCCAGGCACAGGCCGGCCAGGCCGCCGCCGAGGATCACCGCTTCGTGCATCGCATCGCTCATGCTGGTCCAGGACTCCGCAGTGCACGACGGCTGCCGTGCACGACCGATGCTGGCTCAACCCTGGTCTGGGTGGCGTGAGCATTCCACGGCGGCAAGCCGACGGTGGCGGCTGAAGTACAGCAGCATCGGCGTGCTCATCATGGTGGTGACGATCGCCATCAGCAGCAGCAGGGTGAACATCTCGCGGCCGATCACGCCGGCATCGAGGCCGATCTTCAGCACGATCAGCTCGACCATGCCACGCGCGTTCATCAGCGAGCCGACCGCGAAGCTGTCGCGCCAGCCATGGCCACCAAGACGCGCACCCAGTGCGCCGCCGAACACCTTGCCGACCACCGCCACTGCGAAGATCAGCGCGAAGGCGCCCAGCGCATCGCGCTGGAACGCATCGGCACTGGTGCTCAGTCCGGTCAGCGCGAAGAACACCGGCATCAGCGCGATCACCGTGACGTGTTCCAGCCGTTCGATCAACCCGGCCAGCAGCGCATCGTCGCGCGGCAGGCACAGGCCGAACAGGAAGGCGCCGAACACCGCGTGGAGGTGCAGCCATTCAGTGAGCGCGGCGCAACCGAACGCGCCGATCAGCAGTGCGGCAAGCACGCCGCCGTCCGGACGGCCCTTCGACGCATGCCGCGCCAGCCAGCGTCGCAGCAGCGGGCGCAGCAGCGCGAAGCACAGCACCAGCATCGCGCCGACGCCGCCCATGCTGCGCCAGAACGGCGTCCAGTCGCCGTGGGCGGAGATCAAGGCCACGGTGAGCGCGAGCAGGATCCACGCCAGCACGTCGGCCATCGCCGCCGCCGTCAGCGCAAGCTGGCCGACCGGCGTGTGCGTGACGTGGCGGTCCTTGAGGATGCGCGCCAGCACCGGCATCGCGGTGATCGCCAGCGACGCGGCCAGAAACAGCGCGAACGGCCAGTACGCGATGCCGGCCGGCGCGTAGCGCGCATACAGCAGCGGCGTGATCAGCAGGGCGAGGCCGATCGGCAGCAGCACGGCGAGTCCGCCCACCGCCCCGGCCGCGCGCAGCGCCTGCCGCACGCCACCGGACAGGCGCAGCTCGGCACCCACGATGAACATGAAAAGCACCAGGCCGATCTGGCTCAACCCGTCCAGCGCCGGCAGGCTGGCCGGTGCGAACAGCCAGCCCTGCCAGGCCGGCGCCAGCGCGCCGAACAGCAGCGGGCCCAGCGCCAGGCCGGCGATCATCTCGCCGATCACCGGCG
This window of the Rhodanobacter soli genome carries:
- a CDS encoding NAD(P)/FAD-dependent oxidoreductase yields the protein MSDAMHEAVILGGGLAGLCLALQLRGEFPEMDILVLERNRHPLPDAAHKVGESTVEIGADYFDHTLGLREHMDSAHIRKFGLRYFFSDGRDDVENTTELGVSRILPAPSYQIDRGIFETFLGEEARRRGIAFRDGATVKRFNVGEHGAAHEVHYVDADGEHHVTARWLLDASGRAALLRRRFELTVDNGHHANAVWFRMDAKLDIDRWSDDADWHGRVSPPERWRSTNHLTGPGYWAWLIPLGSGAHSVGIVTDAAMHPLDGMRNFELALKWLHTRQPAMARAIAAERDSLLDFRFLRNYSHDSRQLFSADRWALTGEAGSFLDPFYSPGSDFIAIANTYIVALLGHDRAGRKLAPYARIYEQLFRSFYANTLSLFRGQYPMFGNAQVLPAKVTWDYAYYWGVLCQLMFQRRLTDLDLLGELRPELDHAQALNARMQQLFRHWHAASAGHSRREMLDQCSLVWFAALNRGLHDTLDDAGIRARLRGHVRVLDGLADALTLQAAAVDARLHAPLSGQPRPALFNAA
- a CDS encoding phosphotransferase; this encodes MLDKTDWAHLIPHAGTMCLLDAVLAWDERSIHAISEGHARADNPLRGEHGLHAVHLAEYGAQAMAVHGALLARARGSETVRPGMLVSLRDVQLFDEYVDRLDGHLDVRAECLYADDGGAQYAFRVEHRGRLLASGRAAVIHPSR
- a CDS encoding cation:proton antiporter; protein product: MGHALLLVQLVAILVTARALAWLLRWIGQPPVIGEMIAGLALGPLLFGALAPAWQGWLFAPASLPALDGLSQIGLVLFMFIVGAELRLSGGVRQALRAAGAVGGLAVLLPIGLALLITPLLYARYAPAGIAYWPFALFLAASLAITAMPVLARILKDRHVTHTPVGQLALTAAAMADVLAWILLALTVALISAHGDWTPFWRSMGGVGAMLVLCFALLRPLLRRWLARHASKGRPDGGVLAALLIGAFGCAALTEWLHLHAVFGAFLFGLCLPRDDALLAGLIERLEHVTVIALMPVFFALTGLSTSADAFQRDALGAFALIFAVAVVGKVFGGALGARLGGHGWRDSFAVGSLMNARGMVELIVLKIGLDAGVIGREMFTLLLLMAIVTTMMSTPMLLYFSRHRRLAAVECSRHPDQG
- the fabG gene encoding 3-oxoacyl-ACP reductase FabG; this translates as MSEAHPARRALVTGGSGELGGAICHALAAAGWHVIVHGHHSLTRAEETTAAIVAGGGSAQALAFDVTDAEVTRAALDVLLSEGPIQALVNNAGIHDDAPMAGMSDEQWHRVIDVSLHGFFHVTRPLLLPMARARFGRIVSIGSAAAQLGNRGQTNYAAAKAALVGASKSLAREMASRGITVNVVAPGVIEGRMADAAFPPERIRELVPAQRAGKPEEVAALVAFLCSDAAGYINGQSIGVNGAMG
- a CDS encoding MMPL family transporter is translated as MRRGARAALLIGWLLALAGLGWMVSQRLHVSTDLRSFMPAPTTPDQRLLMEQVGEGPGSRLLLLSINGQPDAQLANLSQGLAAALKNDRRYSQVLNGSFDLGALDAKLLPYRYLLSPTLDTQPLDEAYLADQLQQRLDDLSSPAASLLKGLLPRDPTLEVLKLAERWAPAKSPELREGVWFSPQDEALLLVQTVAAGFDPGAQQKAIDGIRQAFHALPGSSGATLQLSGPGYFSVVVGAQTRHQADWIGRISTVGFIALLLLAYRSFSSLLLSALPIASAALAGIAALTLAFPEVHGITLAFGFTLLGVAQEYPIRVLSHRRAGEDAVHSVRTLWPLLLTAIASACIAYLAFYASGVNGLKQLAVFTIVGLLVAGFSTRYLLPYLLPRRVRDVADMRWLARARAFVDRLPRPRWIPVAVAVAIVLMLALAPAPFWQNNLAALTPLPQDLLQHDARLREALGAPDVRYLLVLQAPTEQGVLALSEQLQPRVDALLAQHAADALELPSRYLPTTALQRERQQKLPDRATLQLALGEALQGLPFRADLFQPFVDDVEAARQLPPLTPERYAQTPLGQRLAAMLVERDGHWLGLGTVSGVHDAAALQALGENTNGAVRLLDLKAASESLVVDYRTRILQALLVAAILLVLTITFALRSLRRAWHVLAPMTLATFLVLAVERVAGIEISLFHLVALILAGGLGLHYALFFERDTGDPAEQRRTLHATLVCVLSALLVFGMLAWATIPVLRAIGLTVSLGVAFHFCLSILMAPHARQD